The proteins below come from a single Limnobaculum xujianqingii genomic window:
- a CDS encoding PAS domain-containing sensor histidine kinase, which yields MKALKWRPGLPAILPSWFFIGSVIILIAVIITVTIKDLNRGRDIEIQTLLEKSTVLIRAFESGTRTGMGMRWRHDQRQTLVEEMAYQPGILYIAITDTSGRVLAHSDPDKVGAQLYTPQEMQNLHVAQTEQWRITPFVDEQDKHQSAFEVYRFFKPLKRMPGHRMHMGNKRPDTYWSNDIEDEDQDRNVIFTAFDTSALEASQAKDIRNTIIFLSILGLLALASILSLFWAKRYQRSSRQLQDSKAFSSEIISNLPIGLITTNEHRQISVVNHTAEKILGHSAIGLSGRNIKQALPDNWNQLAGNEHNHQPVIEREIDYTLTSGQIIPLSISVANIVNGSGNFLGNVFIFRDMREVRQLQEEIRRKEKMAAIGNLAAGVAHEIRNPLSSIKGFAKYFEGRSEQGSEEQELAKVMAKEVDRLNRVITELLELVRPTDLRIQRVNICEVIEHSLHLIRQDAETKHINILFKAEPDLPLVDIDPDRFTQALLNLYLNAIQAIGSNGSLEVHLSINAASELQLVVKDSGKGIPADNLTNIFNPYFTTKASGTGLGLTVVQKVVEEHQGKISVTSQLSTGTSFELIIPIKHSPSIQEASDHDHS from the coding sequence TGAAATTCAAACACTGCTGGAAAAAAGCACGGTATTAATACGTGCTTTCGAATCGGGTACGCGAACCGGGATGGGAATGCGCTGGCGTCACGACCAGCGACAAACGCTAGTGGAAGAGATGGCCTATCAGCCTGGTATTCTGTATATCGCAATTACCGATACCTCTGGCAGAGTTTTAGCCCACAGCGATCCGGATAAAGTAGGTGCACAACTTTACACGCCACAGGAAATGCAAAACCTGCACGTTGCCCAAACGGAACAGTGGCGTATTACGCCTTTCGTTGACGAGCAGGACAAACACCAAAGTGCCTTTGAGGTCTACCGTTTCTTCAAGCCGTTGAAGCGCATGCCAGGCCATCGTATGCATATGGGGAATAAAAGGCCTGATACTTACTGGTCTAATGATATCGAGGATGAAGATCAGGATCGTAATGTGATCTTTACCGCCTTCGATACCTCCGCATTAGAAGCCTCGCAGGCAAAAGACATCCGCAATACGATAATCTTTTTATCTATTCTTGGCCTGTTGGCCTTGGCCAGCATACTGTCGTTATTTTGGGCCAAACGTTACCAGCGATCCAGCCGTCAGTTACAGGACTCCAAAGCTTTCTCATCAGAGATCATTAGCAACTTACCGATTGGATTAATCACCACCAACGAACACCGACAAATCAGCGTGGTAAACCATACTGCTGAGAAAATTCTGGGCCACAGTGCTATCGGGCTTTCTGGTCGTAATATCAAACAGGCGCTTCCTGACAACTGGAATCAACTGGCTGGCAATGAGCATAACCATCAACCAGTCATAGAACGTGAAATTGACTATACCCTGACATCAGGCCAGATCATTCCACTCAGTATCAGCGTAGCTAATATCGTTAATGGCAGCGGGAACTTTTTAGGTAACGTATTTATCTTCCGGGATATGCGCGAAGTCCGTCAGCTACAGGAAGAGATTCGACGTAAAGAGAAAATGGCAGCTATCGGTAATCTGGCGGCTGGTGTTGCTCATGAAATCAGAAATCCACTCTCCTCCATTAAAGGCTTTGCTAAATACTTTGAGGGACGTTCGGAACAAGGTAGTGAAGAGCAAGAACTGGCAAAAGTAATGGCAAAAGAAGTTGACCGTTTAAACCGGGTCATAACCGAATTACTGGAGCTGGTTCGCCCAACTGACTTAAGAATTCAGCGGGTGAATATTTGTGAAGTTATTGAGCACTCACTTCATCTGATACGACAGGATGCAGAAACCAAACATATCAACATTCTGTTTAAAGCTGAGCCTGATTTACCGCTGGTTGATATCGACCCGGATCGCTTTACTCAAGCGCTGTTGAATCTTTATTTGAATGCTATTCAGGCCATTGGTAGCAACGGTAGCCTGGAAGTTCATCTGAGCATCAATGCAGCTTCAGAACTACAACTGGTGGTTAAGGATTCCGGAAAGGGTATTCCTGCTGACAATCTGACCAATATTTTTAACCCCTACTTTACCACCAAAGCCTCTGGCACTGGCCTTGGCCTGACCGTGGTTCAAAAAGTAGTGGAGGAACACCAGGGCAAAATCAGTGTTACCAGCCAACTCTCAACAGGCACCAGCTTTGAACTGATTATTCCGATAAAACACAGCCCATCAATACAGGAGGCATCTGACCATGACCACTCATAA
- a CDS encoding sigma 54-interacting transcriptional regulator, with amino-acid sequence MTTHKAHILVVDDDLSHCTIIQALMKGWGYQVTLAHNGLEALEQVRQTPFDLILTDVRMSEMDGIEALKAIKAYNPAIPILIMTAYSNVESAVEAIKAGAYDYLTKPLDFDMLQLTIERALEHTNLKTENQQLRQQLTVDNPNMIGRSPQMRRLMEMVAMIAPSEATVLICGESGTGKELIARSVHAYSLRKDQPMVIVNCAALSESLLESELFGHEKGAFTGADKRREGRFMEADKGTLFLDEIGEVSLLMQAKLLRAIQEREIQRVGSNQTLSVDVRLIAATNRDLKADVEAGKFRQDLYYRLNVVTVDTPALRERREDIPPLAMHFLEKFAQRNRKSVKGFTPQAMDMLLKYSWPGNVRELENTIERAVILLTGDFISEKELPLSINQFAEEHLHSLDLDKPIQPLELVEKEAILTALEKTGGNKTEAAKQLGITRKTLLAKLQK; translated from the coding sequence ATGACCACTCATAAAGCTCATATTCTGGTCGTTGATGACGACCTGAGTCACTGCACCATTATTCAGGCACTGATGAAAGGCTGGGGTTATCAGGTTACGCTGGCTCATAATGGCCTTGAAGCGCTGGAGCAGGTCAGGCAAACACCATTTGACCTGATTTTGACCGATGTCCGCATGTCTGAAATGGATGGTATTGAGGCATTGAAAGCTATCAAAGCCTACAATCCGGCCATTCCTATCCTGATTATGACCGCCTATTCAAATGTAGAATCCGCCGTAGAAGCTATCAAGGCCGGTGCGTACGACTATCTCACCAAGCCACTGGATTTTGATATGTTGCAGCTAACTATCGAACGGGCGCTGGAGCATACCAATCTCAAAACCGAGAACCAGCAGTTACGCCAGCAGCTAACGGTAGACAATCCAAATATGATTGGCCGCAGCCCACAAATGCGGCGGCTGATGGAAATGGTGGCGATGATTGCCCCCTCAGAAGCAACCGTGTTGATATGCGGAGAATCAGGCACCGGTAAAGAACTGATTGCCCGCTCGGTTCACGCCTATAGCTTACGCAAAGACCAACCCATGGTGATTGTGAACTGCGCGGCGTTAAGCGAGTCGCTGCTGGAATCAGAGCTGTTCGGTCATGAGAAAGGCGCATTTACCGGCGCCGATAAGCGCCGGGAAGGTCGTTTTATGGAAGCAGATAAAGGTACACTGTTTCTGGATGAAATTGGTGAGGTCTCACTATTGATGCAGGCTAAGCTGTTGCGAGCCATTCAGGAACGGGAAATTCAGCGGGTTGGCAGTAACCAAACTTTGTCGGTTGATGTACGACTGATTGCCGCAACCAACCGCGACCTTAAGGCCGATGTGGAAGCAGGAAAATTTCGTCAGGATCTCTACTATCGCCTCAATGTAGTTACCGTCGATACCCCGGCATTAAGAGAGCGCCGGGAAGATATTCCCCCGTTGGCTATGCACTTTCTGGAGAAGTTTGCTCAGCGCAACCGTAAGTCAGTGAAGGGCTTTACCCCACAGGCTATGGATATGCTGCTGAAATACAGCTGGCCGGGTAATGTTCGTGAATTAGAAAATACTATCGAACGGGCCGTTATCTTGCTGACCGGTGACTTTATCAGCGAGAAAGAGCTGCCGTTAAGTATTAATCAGTTTGCAGAAGAACATCTCCACAGCCTCGATTTGGATAAACCCATTCAACCATTGGAACTGGTAGAAAAAGAAGCCATTTTAACCGCGCTGGAAAAAACCGGCGGTAATAAAACTGAAGCGGCTAAACAGTTAGGTATTACCCGAAAAACGCTATTGGCGAAACTACAAAAGTAG
- a CDS encoding 5-carboxymethyl-2-hydroxymuconate Delta-isomerase: protein MPQIHITYTPNLPSQSQLESFVIQIHKSVSPLISSDATNFKTYLTPIERSVIGLADKEKAVMHIDFRMFAGRSAAIKQEVAKTILALAKNTFSQPNGVETEITLEVGNLDNDNYHKVIVNQ, encoded by the coding sequence ATGCCTCAAATTCATATCACTTATACCCCTAACCTGCCGTCACAATCGCAGTTAGAGTCTTTTGTTATTCAGATACATAAATCGGTATCACCGCTTATCTCATCTGATGCTACTAACTTTAAAACCTACCTTACGCCAATTGAGAGATCGGTCATTGGTCTGGCAGATAAAGAAAAAGCCGTGATGCACATTGATTTCAGAATGTTTGCCGGGCGCAGCGCGGCTATTAAACAAGAAGTGGCAAAAACCATTCTGGCTCTGGCGAAAAATACCTTTTCACAGCCAAATGGTGTCGAAACAGAAATTACGTTAGAGGTAGGTAATCTGGATAACGATAACTATCATAAAGTTATCGTTAATCAGTAA
- a CDS encoding multidrug/biocide efflux PACE transporter — MQKKTLAERIFHAVCFEVIAIIITAPLFSWLMDRSILQMGTLAIVLSTTAMIWNVIYNALFDRFWLSSRITRNAKVRTFHALGFEGGFIIIGLGLVVAILGVSVKTAFMMEIGFFLFFLPYTYIFNLAYDTLREKVIKHRSRKMEMRLAGNYKK; from the coding sequence ATGCAGAAGAAAACATTAGCAGAGCGTATTTTTCATGCGGTCTGTTTTGAGGTGATTGCCATTATTATTACTGCACCACTTTTTTCGTGGTTGATGGATCGCTCCATCTTGCAGATGGGAACGTTGGCAATTGTGCTTTCGACTACCGCGATGATCTGGAACGTCATTTATAACGCATTGTTCGATCGTTTCTGGCTTTCAAGTCGCATTACTCGCAACGCCAAAGTGCGAACCTTTCATGCTCTGGGTTTTGAAGGTGGATTTATCATCATCGGTCTGGGGTTAGTGGTGGCAATATTAGGGGTGAGTGTTAAAACGGCATTCATGATGGAGATTGGTTTCTTTCTCTTCTTTTTGCCTTATACCTATATCTTCAACCTGGCTTATGACACCTTAAGAGAGAAGGTGATCAAGCATCGAAGCAGAAAGATGGAAATGCGACTGGCTGGAAATTATAAGAAGTAA
- a CDS encoding LysR family transcriptional regulator, whose amino-acid sequence MNYSPEALVAFVEAAALGSFSAAARKLHKSQSTISTAIANLEVDLGLMLFDRNSRHPVLTPQGLRVLNQVKEILNASQRLDELAIRLSTHIEPRLSFVLSDTYQPTRHEEIMQNFERRYPDIEFECLIAEDEDVINLLQTGRAHIGLIEVQNSYPQDIGFSRLLEQTEMSLFVAKLHPLASLKQVTKEQLASSRQLCLNTYQRTQERIPQGLIWSAPSYLMLLEMAEQGFGWAILPRWLVRQFSQRPLIELNARGWPKTISVDAVWSKNSLPGPAGRWFLDQLLDLDKQPL is encoded by the coding sequence ATGAACTATTCCCCTGAAGCATTAGTCGCCTTTGTTGAAGCCGCCGCACTGGGTTCCTTCTCCGCCGCAGCCCGTAAGCTCCATAAAAGCCAGTCCACTATCAGTACCGCCATTGCTAATCTGGAAGTTGACCTCGGGCTTATGCTATTTGACCGCAATAGCCGTCACCCGGTACTGACACCTCAGGGCCTTAGAGTATTAAATCAGGTAAAAGAAATTCTGAACGCCAGCCAACGCCTTGATGAACTGGCAATTCGGCTTTCTACTCATATTGAACCACGCCTCAGTTTTGTCTTATCGGATACCTATCAACCAACCCGCCATGAAGAGATCATGCAAAATTTTGAGCGCCGCTATCCTGATATCGAGTTCGAATGCCTGATTGCTGAAGATGAAGATGTGATCAACTTACTGCAAACTGGTCGGGCTCATATCGGGCTAATCGAAGTACAAAACAGCTATCCACAGGACATCGGCTTCTCACGATTGTTGGAACAAACAGAAATGAGTTTGTTTGTGGCAAAGCTGCATCCGTTAGCATCACTAAAGCAGGTGACTAAAGAGCAGCTGGCAAGTTCACGCCAGCTCTGTCTTAACACCTATCAACGCACCCAGGAACGAATACCTCAGGGCCTTATCTGGTCAGCACCCAGCTACTTAATGCTATTGGAAATGGCTGAACAGGGCTTTGGCTGGGCAATCCTTCCCCGCTGGCTGGTTCGTCAGTTCAGTCAACGTCCACTGATTGAGCTTAATGCTCGGGGCTGGCCAAAAACCATTTCGGTAGATGCCGTCTGGTCAAAGAACTCTCTACCCGGTCCTGCAGGACGATGGTTTTTGGATCAGCTATTAGATCTGGATAAACAGCCCCTGTAA
- a CDS encoding YehS family protein codes for MINTYTLRSVRYMLDLSDAQMVQIIKLADLDVSVADMACWLKKEDEPGYKACDDRVMGHFLNGLIFFRRGKDENFPAPEIEPRITNNIVLKKLRIAFELKDTDLLDIYKSVDFRVSKPELSAVFRKPGHKNYRECGDQLLRYFLKGLTKRLRG; via the coding sequence ATGATTAATACTTATACCTTACGAAGTGTACGTTACATGCTGGATCTCAGTGATGCTCAGATGGTTCAAATCATTAAACTGGCAGATCTGGATGTCTCTGTAGCTGACATGGCTTGCTGGTTAAAAAAAGAAGACGAACCCGGCTATAAAGCATGTGACGATCGGGTGATGGGGCATTTTCTTAACGGCCTAATCTTCTTCAGACGTGGTAAAGACGAAAACTTTCCTGCGCCGGAAATTGAGCCCCGGATAACCAACAACATCGTATTAAAAAAATTGCGTATCGCTTTTGAGCTGAAAGATACCGACCTGCTGGATATTTATAAATCTGTAGATTTTCGCGTTTCTAAACCGGAACTAAGCGCAGTGTTCCGCAAACCAGGCCATAAAAACTACCGCGAATGTGGCGATCAATTATTACGTTATTTCCTGAAAGGCCTCACCAAACGCCTCCGTGGCTAA
- a CDS encoding ShlB/FhaC/HecB family hemolysin secretion/activation protein — protein sequence MKIRQIGLLCLFTSGMGSAWADVLPTLIDPNNPAKLASEVAKPDVSRARGAQATVPASGEQAATTGLTLETLIDVKHLQFIGGTRYTNETLIKPYADFIGKKIPLKKLIEATQTITERYHQDGYILSYAYLPSNNFQQGTLSVALVEGYIANSRVQSDNTAVAHRLERLSRKIMEQKPLTQEWFERYSILMNRTPDTTVSASAKNPDNIYGATLLDVKADHPHYWNLSSTVDSRKDQQKAVINGTLSGLTSYGEQLGIATLVPLGSNDNKENYVGMNYQQYLNDEGLQIQLKGSYYNKKPKKNTPVLVLPQLDVDIGSKTEETQYTSGIQFNYPLLLTRQNQWTLSGGLDYLDKQYDVSYHGRLLGDPFSAKEGFKLRYPAADLSLARYREYTQGVWSTRLNLRQGIEGSMANSDLPDTDLAFTRWRLNNDAAYLLAEKWRLSASLEGDWSDNDLPEPERVSFGGLRYGRGYPDGDASGDYGYGGQLEMRYMYSRESRWLNTIQPYVLVDTARSYFNQRALDDRKLASYAAGVTVGDSKHYSLSLEGARPMGDVPSDSDKRGFRFNATFTYNFNN from the coding sequence ATGAAAATAAGACAAATTGGCCTGTTGTGTTTATTCACTTCTGGCATGGGCAGTGCGTGGGCTGACGTTCTGCCAACGCTGATTGACCCCAATAATCCGGCAAAATTAGCCAGTGAAGTTGCCAAACCTGACGTATCACGAGCCAGAGGAGCACAGGCTACGGTTCCAGCTTCTGGTGAACAGGCCGCAACTACCGGGCTAACGTTGGAAACCTTAATCGACGTTAAACACCTGCAGTTTATTGGCGGAACACGCTATACCAATGAAACATTAATTAAACCCTATGCTGATTTTATTGGTAAAAAAATTCCGCTGAAGAAGCTGATTGAAGCGACGCAAACCATCACCGAAAGATATCATCAGGATGGCTATATCCTTTCTTATGCTTACCTGCCATCAAACAATTTTCAGCAGGGTACGTTAAGCGTGGCGTTGGTGGAGGGCTATATTGCTAATAGCCGGGTTCAAAGTGATAACACTGCGGTTGCCCATCGATTAGAACGGCTATCGCGTAAAATTATGGAGCAAAAGCCACTGACGCAAGAGTGGTTCGAACGTTACAGCATTTTAATGAACCGAACGCCGGATACTACTGTCAGTGCATCGGCAAAAAATCCAGACAATATTTATGGCGCTACGTTACTGGATGTCAAAGCAGACCATCCTCACTATTGGAATCTGAGTTCTACAGTAGATAGTCGCAAAGACCAGCAGAAGGCAGTCATTAACGGCACGCTAAGCGGTTTGACTTCTTATGGCGAGCAGCTTGGTATTGCGACCCTGGTTCCATTGGGGAGCAATGATAATAAAGAGAATTATGTTGGTATGAACTACCAACAGTATCTGAATGATGAGGGTTTGCAGATACAGCTGAAAGGAAGCTATTACAATAAAAAACCGAAGAAAAATACGCCAGTCCTGGTATTGCCCCAGTTGGATGTTGATATTGGTAGCAAGACGGAAGAGACCCAATATACCAGTGGTATTCAGTTTAATTATCCTTTGCTGTTAACCCGACAGAATCAATGGACCTTAAGTGGTGGTCTGGACTATCTGGATAAGCAATATGATGTCTCATACCATGGCCGACTGCTGGGAGATCCTTTCTCGGCAAAAGAAGGATTTAAGCTGCGTTATCCGGCGGCTGATTTATCGTTAGCGCGTTACCGGGAATATACTCAGGGAGTCTGGTCTACCCGGTTGAATTTACGGCAGGGTATTGAAGGCTCAATGGCTAACAGTGATTTACCCGATACCGATCTTGCTTTTACCCGCTGGAGATTGAATAACGATGCGGCTTATCTTCTGGCTGAAAAGTGGCGTTTAAGCGCCAGTCTGGAGGGCGACTGGTCAGATAATGATTTACCTGAGCCGGAACGCGTCAGTTTTGGTGGTTTACGCTATGGCAGGGGATATCCGGACGGTGATGCCAGCGGTGATTATGGTTATGGTGGACAGCTTGAAATGCGTTATATGTATAGCCGCGAAAGTCGTTGGCTTAACACTATTCAGCCTTATGTATTAGTCGATACTGCCAGAAGTTACTTTAATCAACGGGCGTTGGATGACAGAAAATTAGCATCCTATGCGGCGGGTGTTACCGTTGGGGACAGTAAGCACTATTCTCTGTCTCTGGAGGGCGCGCGACCAATGGGAGATGTCCCCAGCGACAGTGATAAACGTGGTTTTCGCTTTAATGCGACCTTTACCTATAACTTCAATAATTAG
- a CDS encoding collagen-like triple helix repeat-containing protein: protein MRRTNIGRLSSIALAIMLACSLAACSGGGGGSISSALKDKGNQNVGNNGGSGGDDGNANNGGGNGDGGAGNNGGNNGGNNGGNNGGNNGGNNGGNNGGGGTDTASTTTGNVLNDVGGAVNGVGDTVKGVGDVVSNVTLPDAGGVVVQGTVSLVDSAGNAINDVGSGIQNGVGKLGSNPNAIGDTAAGVPKAVSSLGDGVSGLGDTVAALGDTKLLGTVGKTGVLDATGGVVNKVGGVVSDVGDGLAKDLTSGTTAKVTTALTGVVTPVVVTTENITQKVGDTTGLGAPVNTVLGQVGTAVANLGNQVGNTAPALNGLGDTVANVGKAVGDTGGLVTSGSASSGGGVVGSVVNTLTNTASGATGSGGGSSAGNVGSVGGLVGGVVSGVTNTVGGITSGNAAGGTNTNPVGSLVGNVTAGLGAGAGISIGGTQNKTGK from the coding sequence ATGAGACGGACAAATATTGGCCGCCTGAGCAGCATTGCATTGGCAATTATGCTTGCCTGTTCTCTTGCGGCGTGTAGTGGGGGTGGGGGAGGATCGATCAGCTCCGCATTAAAAGATAAGGGTAACCAGAACGTTGGCAATAATGGCGGTTCTGGTGGTGATGATGGTAATGCAAATAACGGCGGCGGCAATGGAGATGGCGGTGCTGGAAATAATGGTGGTAACAATGGAGGAAATAACGGCGGTAACAATGGTGGCAACAACGGCGGAAATAATGGCGGCAACAACGGTGGTGGTGGAACTGATACTGCCTCTACGACTACCGGAAATGTGCTGAACGACGTCGGTGGTGCCGTAAATGGCGTTGGCGACACGGTTAAAGGTGTTGGTGATGTGGTTAGCAATGTGACATTGCCGGATGCCGGAGGGGTTGTTGTTCAGGGAACTGTATCACTGGTGGATTCCGCAGGTAATGCCATTAACGATGTAGGTAGCGGCATTCAAAATGGCGTTGGTAAGTTAGGTTCAAACCCAAATGCTATTGGTGATACCGCTGCCGGTGTGCCAAAAGCCGTGAGTTCATTGGGTGATGGTGTTTCTGGCTTAGGCGATACGGTTGCTGCTTTAGGTGATACCAAACTATTAGGTACCGTTGGTAAAACAGGCGTGCTGGATGCCACAGGTGGCGTAGTTAATAAGGTTGGTGGAGTTGTTTCTGATGTTGGTGATGGATTAGCAAAAGATCTGACTTCAGGTACTACGGCTAAAGTGACAACAGCATTAACCGGTGTTGTTACCCCAGTCGTTGTTACGACAGAAAATATCACCCAAAAAGTGGGGGATACTACAGGACTGGGTGCGCCAGTTAACACGGTGCTTGGTCAGGTTGGTACTGCGGTTGCCAATTTGGGTAATCAGGTTGGTAATACTGCACCAGCATTAAATGGTTTGGGAGATACGGTCGCCAATGTAGGGAAAGCGGTAGGGGATACCGGTGGCCTGGTGACTTCTGGTTCAGCATCATCTGGTGGCGGCGTGGTGGGCAGTGTAGTTAATACCCTGACTAATACCGCATCTGGTGCAACCGGTTCTGGCGGTGGTTCTTCAGCGGGGAACGTAGGTAGTGTTGGTGGTCTGGTTGGTGGTGTAGTTAGCGGTGTAACCAATACGGTTGGAGGTATCACCTCTGGTAATGCTGCGGGTGGCACCAATACCAACCCGGTTGGAAGCCTGGTCGGTAATGTTACGGCAGGTCTTGGGGCAGGTGCTGGTATCAGCATCGGTGGGACACAAAATAAGACAGGGAAATAG
- the ybjG gene encoding undecaprenyl-diphosphate phosphatase: MENFNYQLFMIMNVTPDSPLWVIELAMFLAKQAINIIPVVLLIAWLWVPRRELVIKTLLALVFGVILAKTLGTIFPHVRPFIQGAGYQLLGHANTPSFPSNHGTGAFTFALAFLLWGPLSLGMFFMAWALGIAWSRVYLGVHWPMDMAGAFMVALISCFLTQWIWSLWGRSFLANSEKIYHRVFILPIKKSWVKY, translated from the coding sequence ATGGAAAATTTTAACTATCAATTATTTATGATAATGAATGTCACGCCAGACTCTCCCTTATGGGTCATTGAGTTAGCTATGTTTTTAGCAAAACAGGCGATAAATATTATACCCGTTGTTCTGTTGATTGCGTGGTTATGGGTACCTCGTCGGGAGTTGGTGATAAAAACGCTGCTTGCTCTGGTATTCGGTGTGATACTGGCCAAAACGTTAGGAACTATTTTTCCTCATGTCCGTCCATTTATTCAGGGGGCAGGTTATCAATTGTTAGGCCATGCCAATACGCCATCTTTTCCAAGTAATCATGGTACGGGAGCGTTTACATTTGCACTGGCGTTTCTGCTTTGGGGCCCTTTAAGCCTTGGTATGTTCTTTATGGCATGGGCATTGGGGATTGCATGGTCTCGAGTCTATTTAGGTGTTCATTGGCCAATGGATATGGCTGGTGCTTTCATGGTGGCGTTGATTTCCTGTTTCCTGACACAATGGATTTGGTCGCTATGGGGAAGATCTTTTTTGGCCAATTCAGAGAAGATATATCATCGAGTTTTTATTTTGCCGATAAAGAAAAGTTGGGTTAAATATTAG
- a CDS encoding phosphatase PAP2 family protein, which yields MTGSKHTQIVGNGIQVLPSSFYIRQALFLLAAAVLFLGLSWHDRLDFWITTQWYQAETHSFPLKDNFWLELINHKLLKFSIITSAVIALFWGIYRKNPRLIVAMALLGIGTAVVGILKASSIHSCPWSLSEFGGQAAYLHLFESVSTGMNPGPGKCFPGGHSSCGFAVMALFFLFYPERPKLAWCYWLLGIFLGMVMGYGQVMRGAHFLSHNLWAGWWVWLSQLGGYWLVGRITAWRRSGY from the coding sequence ATGACAGGCAGCAAGCACACTCAGATCGTTGGTAATGGTATTCAGGTATTACCATCTTCTTTCTATATACGTCAGGCTCTATTTCTTTTAGCCGCAGCCGTGCTCTTTTTGGGGCTCTCCTGGCACGATCGACTCGATTTTTGGATTACGACCCAGTGGTACCAGGCCGAAACACATTCTTTCCCTCTGAAAGACAACTTTTGGCTGGAATTAATTAATCACAAATTACTTAAGTTCTCGATTATTACATCTGCTGTTATCGCGTTGTTTTGGGGGATATATCGTAAGAATCCCCGTTTAATTGTGGCGATGGCACTGCTTGGTATTGGCACTGCGGTAGTTGGCATTTTAAAAGCATCCAGCATTCATTCATGTCCCTGGAGCCTGAGTGAATTTGGCGGTCAGGCTGCTTATCTTCATCTGTTTGAATCGGTTTCTACTGGAATGAACCCCGGACCGGGAAAGTGTTTCCCCGGAGGTCACTCATCTTGTGGGTTTGCCGTGATGGCACTGTTCTTTTTGTTTTATCCGGAACGTCCCAAACTGGCTTGGTGCTATTGGTTGCTGGGTATTTTTCTTGGAATGGTTATGGGGTATGGGCAAGTTATGAGAGGGGCTCATTTTCTTTCTCATAATCTTTGGGCTGGCTGGTGGGTATGGCTAAGCCAGCTTGGAGGATATTGGCTGGTGGGGCGTATTACGGCATGGCGCAGATCAGGTTATTAA
- the panE gene encoding 2-dehydropantoate 2-reductase: MRILIVGAGAVGGYFGGKLLESGQDVTFLVRPARAKKLKQNGLNIKNPGNQLISLPSPPLVTTEEISHPYDLILLSCKAYDLENAIDSLSPAVGPDTTILPLLNGMRHIQVLEQAFGREKILGGLCNIVSTVEADGTIYRMTPIHNIIFGELDGAKSDRTNQIANIFKQTDFQSEHSDNILLAMWEKWLFLASLASSTCLMRAPIGDIVASPDGKTFILMLIEEIRSIALKAGYAPGVERAHQMLTEPGSKLTASMYRDLQNGSRIEADHIVGDLLFRAQQFGIDPNSLIRLRAAYTHLKSYELQRPTV; encoded by the coding sequence ATGCGAATTCTTATCGTAGGGGCCGGAGCCGTTGGTGGCTATTTTGGCGGCAAGCTGCTGGAATCAGGACAGGATGTGACTTTTTTAGTTCGCCCAGCCCGAGCAAAAAAGTTAAAACAAAATGGGTTAAATATTAAGAATCCGGGAAATCAGCTAATCTCACTCCCTTCTCCTCCTTTAGTCACTACAGAGGAAATTAGCCATCCTTACGATTTGATTCTGCTTAGTTGTAAAGCCTACGATCTGGAAAATGCCATCGATTCACTCTCTCCTGCTGTAGGCCCGGATACTACCATCCTGCCATTACTCAACGGCATGCGACACATTCAAGTGTTAGAGCAGGCTTTTGGCCGAGAAAAGATACTGGGTGGATTATGTAATATCGTTTCTACCGTAGAAGCAGATGGCACTATCTATCGTATGACGCCTATCCATAACATCATTTTCGGTGAATTAGACGGGGCTAAAAGCGACAGAACCAACCAAATCGCTAACATTTTTAAACAAACTGATTTTCAGTCTGAACATAGCGACAATATTCTACTGGCAATGTGGGAAAAGTGGCTATTTCTTGCCTCTCTGGCATCCAGTACCTGTCTGATGCGAGCCCCCATTGGTGATATTGTCGCTTCACCAGATGGCAAAACGTTTATTTTAATGTTAATTGAAGAGATAAGAAGCATAGCACTTAAAGCAGGCTATGCTCCCGGCGTAGAACGAGCACATCAAATGCTAACTGAGCCAGGCTCTAAATTAACCGCATCAATGTATCGTGATTTGCAAAATGGCTCACGTATTGAAGCTGACCATATTGTTGGCGATCTGCTATTCCGCGCTCAACAGTTTGGTATCGATCCAAATAGCCTGATACGACTACGAGCAGCCTACACTCACTTGAAATCTTATGAATTACAGCGCCCTACAGTCTAA